DNA from Arthrobacter sp. StoSoilB19:
GGAATCTGGCTGACCAGCCCCAGGGTGTTTCCCTCGCTGTCCCGGATGAATGCCATCCACTCCTCCGTGCCGGCGGGCCCCAGCAGGCCGTCGTCGTGGCTGAAGATCACCCGCGGTTCGGCCACTATTTCCACTCCCCGGCCCTTGAGTTGCTCCACAGTGCGCTTCACATCGGGAACGCCAAGATAGAGAAGCGAACTCGGCGCGCCCTGCTCCAGCAACAGCCGTACGCCGTCAAGGTCGAAGAACAGCAGCCCGGGCGGATCGAACACGGCCGTGTATCTTGCCGAAAGCAAGGCGCTGTAAAACTCCGCTGCCCGCTGCAGATCACTGGCGTGTTGAGCGACCTGAACCAAGCGCATGACCCCCGCCTTTTCCCAACCGTTCGATGCGTCCATCCTGCTCGTGTAGCACGTGTGCGGGCAAGGGATCCCACACCGCCGGGCCCTGACCGGTCCCATCCATTGCTCCGGCCCTTGGTAACCCCCGCCTCAGGCATGCACGATGGTCCCGTTGCGCGGCAGTCCGCCGGGGAACGAGAGGGGAACGCCGGAAGCCCGGGCTGGATCGGCGGAATCCATGGCCTGCACATGCAGATGCGGTTCCGTGCTGTTGCCGGAGTTGCCGCAGCGGCCCACCATCTCTCCGCACTCAACCGGCTTGCCGGGCCGGACGCAGACGCTCCCGCGCTGCAGATGGCACAGGGCGATGAACACCGCGCCGCTCCCGATGATCACGTGGTTGCCTGCAAGGCCCGGCCATCCCTCCCGCGCCCGCCTGGCCTGCGAAGCGGCGTAACGAATGGATGGAAAGCCGCGGAAGGCGGCATGGTCCGGCTCCCCGTCATGGGCGGCGAGGACAATACCGGAGGCCGGGGCTGTCACAGCCCTGCCAAACCCCACGAACTGCTCCGGCGGCTCGGGCCGGAACAGCGACGCCAGGGTGACCGGCGCAGACCGCCCGTTCCGGTCCAGCGGGGTGAAGTCGATGGCGTGGCTCGTGGCGAAAAGCCGCGTCCCGTGGCTGGGGATCCGGTTGGCGGGAGAATTCTGCACCAGCCAGGGGCCGGTGAACGGATACTCCAGGTCCGCAGGGGTCGCCGCAGTCATGGTTTGGCGGGGCTTGATGGGTCAGCTGGCGGGATCGTACTGGA
Protein-coding regions in this window:
- a CDS encoding VOC family protein, with the protein product MRLVQVAQHASDLQRAAEFYSALLSARYTAVFDPPGLLFFDLDGVRLLLEQGAPSSLLYLGVPDVKRTVEQLKGRGVEIVAEPRVIFSHDDGLLGPAGTEEWMAFIRDSEGNTLGLVSQIPPASPSRP
- a CDS encoding M23 family metallopeptidase; protein product: MTAATPADLEYPFTGPWLVQNSPANRIPSHGTRLFATSHAIDFTPLDRNGRSAPVTLASLFRPEPPEQFVGFGRAVTAPASGIVLAAHDGEPDHAAFRGFPSIRYAASQARRAREGWPGLAGNHVIIGSGAVFIALCHLQRGSVCVRPGKPVECGEMVGRCGNSGNSTEPHLHVQAMDSADPARASGVPLSFPGGLPRNGTIVHA